A stretch of the Panthera uncia isolate 11264 chromosome E2 unlocalized genomic scaffold, Puncia_PCG_1.0 HiC_scaffold_20, whole genome shotgun sequence genome encodes the following:
- the ANKRD11 gene encoding ankyrin repeat domain-containing protein 11 isoform X1, which produces MPKGGCSRTPQHEDFSLSNDMVEKQTGKKDKDKVSLTKTPKLDRSDGGKEVRERATKRKLPFTVGANGEQKDSDTEKQGPERKRIKKEPVTRKAGLLFGMGLSGIRAGYPLSERQQVALLMQMTAEESANSPVDTTPKHPSQSTVCQKGTPNSASKTKDKVNKRNERGETRLHRAAIRGDARRIKELIGEGADVNVKDFAGWTALHEACNRGYYDVAKQLLAAGAEVNTKGLDDDTPLHDAANNGHYKVVKLLLRYGGNPQQSNRKGETPLKVANSPTMVNLLLGKGTYTSSEESSTAESSEEEDAPSFAPSSSVDGNNTDSEFEKGLKHKAKNPEPQKTVTPVKDEYEFDEDDEQDRVPPVDDKHLLKKDYRKETKSNSFISIPKMEVKSYTKNNTIAPKKAAHRILSDTSDEEDVGVTVGTGEKLRLSAHTILPGNKTREPSNSKQQKEKNKVKKKRKKETKGKEVRFGKRNDKFCSSESESESSESGEDDGDSVGSSGCLKESPLVLKDPSLFSSLSASSTSSHGSSAAQKHNPGHADQHARHWRTDNWKSISSPAWSEVSSLSDSTRTRLTSESDCSSEGSSVESLKPVRKKQEHRKRGGLQSTLSEKKNSFHASVDGAVPKLDKEGKVVKKHKTKHKHKNKEKGLCSVGQELKLKSFAYEYEDSKQRPEKAILLDGDVPSEGKLKALKHDRDHFRKEERLGKLKPEDREWLFKEEVVKVSKDEKALKRIKEVSRSFREEKDRGSKAEREKLGKEKSPKEERLRLHKEERKKKSKDRPAKLEKKNDCKEDRIPKEKEKAFKEEKEKLKKEKVYREDSSAFDEYCNKSQFLENEDTKFSLSDDQQDRWFSDLSDSSFDFKGDDSWDSPVTDYRDVKSDPVARLILETVKEDSKEKKRESKGREKRDYGDRRSDRDAFFRKKDRDCLDKSSERRKEQADKHKGIPGCLPDKDKKRRESAEGGRDRKDPLEAAKERKDGRPKPEEAHREEPKELAGEASFKDRPDCDFGKGPEPWERLHAARDKEKKERGKLEKYKDKSGDRDKSEKSVLEKCQKDKEFDKCFKEKKDPKEKHKDKERKASLDQVKEKREKNFPGLLSEDFPEKKDEKKGKEKSWYIADIFTDESEDEKDEFAASGLRLGDAGDAPRADGPQDTDRHRKHSADRQHSEKQKDRELREKKKEKGAAEGAKDKKEKVLEKHKDKKDKEGADKYKDRKDRTSADPTQEKKNKQKPPEKLERKPSAEDKARSRHRERPDREHCRDRKVSRSAEAEKSLLERLEEEALHAYREDSNDKASEVSSDSFTDRGQEPGLSALLEVSFTEPPEEKVKERERHRHSSSSSKKSHDRERVRKDKCEKRDKSDDYKDTGSRKDPGQYDKDFSDADAYGIPYGAKADVEDELDKTIELFAAEKKDKNDSEREPSKKAEKELKPYGCGAAGALKDKRRRERHRERWRDEREKHRDRHGDGPPRHHKDEQKPAARDKDNPPNALRDKSRDESLKLSETKPKEKFKENPEKEKGDSVKVGNGNDKPPAARDQGKRDARPREKLLGDGDLMMTSFERMLSQKDLEVEERHKRHKERMKQMEKMRHRSGDPKLKDRAKPAEDVRKKGLDGPARRPLVPDPAPKDKRPKEPALAPPAADGKPPPGPAGDARDWLAGPHAKEALPASPRPDQGRPTGVPTPASVVSCPSYEEAMHTPRTPSCSADDYSDLIFDCADPQPVSSTSASACSPSFFDRFSVAASGISETASQTPTRPLCTSLYRSVSVDIRRTPEEEFSTGDKLFRQQSVPTASSYGSPGQRLEDKAPVPPGPAEKFACLSPGYYSPDYGIPSPKADALHCPPAAVVNVTPSPEGAFSGLQAKSPPSHRDELLAPSMEGALPPDLGIPLDATEDQQATAAIIPPEPSYLEPLDEGPFSTVITEDPVEWAHPAASEQALSCSLIGGAPENPVSWPVGPDLLLKSPQRLPESPQHFCPTEALHPAAPGPFGAPEPPYPGSPDSYPLSATEPGLEGAKGDVVDTVPAAVPAPEEPAPFAPPSRLEPFFTNCKPLPDAPPDAAPEPACLATVTQVEALAPMENNFLENGHDLSALGQVEAVPWPDGFPNSEDDLDLGPFSLPELPLQAKDVSDVETEPVEETPLGPPENTPAGPPVVPNGGDVPAAAAEEQPALPPDQAAPRLPAEPEPEPPEEPEPDVMLETAVEAGVTSEGTVPPEDSDSSLGPAPPAPERHPAGSGDEEAEGRDPPAASHGTPDAAVVAAAAAAADGPAQAHAEDGAGPLDGAGPEGPVGGIQPEASEPEPKPAVEAPKAPKVEEIPQRMTRNRAQMLANQSKQSSPPADKEPAPAPPPRAKGRCCEEDDPQAQHPRKRRFQRSSQQLQQQMNTSTQQTREVIQQTLAAIVDAIKLDDIEPYHSDRSNPYFEYLQIRKKIEEKRKILCYITPQAPQCYAEYVTYTGSYLLDGKPLSKLHIPVIAPPPSLAEPLKELFKQQEAVRGKLRLQHSIEREKLIVSCEQEILRVHCRAARTIANQAVPFSACTMLLDSEVYNMPLESQRPRLSPQGDENKSVRDRFNARQFISWLQDVDDKYDRMKVCGEQLLSPAGGQTSVGPHLEPSSKVTAHTHHHCSGRADQCSSQRAWVGARERLANVSPDAAAARGRGPERRAADGVAAEGPGAGPRRAQGAVCARGALLLRAHGRRQRRLRASAGLTPRGTATRDTGEGRTRLPGAAAESRQRGETLSLGRGRPGRDPALGPSPRELPREHEETAASGSAFRAAARAFQELQNGCIFYNFLFHSDQLKERKLRRPPLTDSDLRVGGRGRASDGRGYCGRAQGCPPAAEGHRAGTLGLCF; this is translated from the exons ATGCCCAAGGGCGGGTGTTCTAGAACACCACAGCACGAAGACTTTTCCCTCAGCAACGACATGGTGGAGAAACAAACGGGGAAAAAG GATAAAGATAAAGTTTCTCTGACCAAGACCCCAAAGCTGGACCGCAGCGATGGAGGCAAGGAGGTGAGGGAGCGAGCAACCAAGCGGAAGCTGCCCTTCACTGTGGGGGCCAATGGAGAGCAGAAGGACTCGGACACAG AGAAGCAGGGTCCTGAGCGCAAGAGGATTAAGAAGGAGCCCGTCACCCGGAAGGCCGGGCTGCTGTTTGGCATGGGGCTGTCTGGGATCCGAGCCGGCTACCCCCTCTCCGAGCGCCAGCAGGTGGCTCTCCTCATGCAGATGACTGCCGAGGAGTCCGCCAACAGCCCAG TAGACACGACACCAAAGCACCCCTCCCAGTCGACAGTGTGTCAGAAGGGGACGCCGAACTCCGCCtcgaaaaccaaagacaaagtgAACAAGCGGAACGAGCGCGGAGAGACCCGCCTGCACCGCGCGGCCATCCGCGGGGACGCCCGGCGCATCAAGGAGCTCATCGGCGAGGGCGCGGACGTCAACGTCAAGGACTTTGCAG GCTGGACAGCGCTGCACGAGGCGTGTAACCGGGGCTACTACGACGTCGCCAAGCAGCTGCTGGCCGCAGGGGCAGAGGTGAACACCAAGGGCCTAGACGACGACACCCCCCTGCACGACGCTGCGAACAACGGGCACTACAAG GTGGTGAAGCTGTTGTTGCGGTATGGCGGGAACCCTCAGCAAAGCAACAGAAAAGGCGAGACGCCGCTGAAGGTGGCCAACTCCCCGACCATGGTGAATCTCCTGTTGGGCAAGGGGACCTACACGTCCAGCGAGGAGAGCTCGACCG CAGAGAGCTCAGAGGAGGAAGACGCCCCATCGTTCGCACCTTCTAGCTCAGTTGACGGCAATAATACAGACTCTGAATTTGAAAAAGGCCTGAAGCACAAGGCTAAGAATCCAGAGCCCCAGAAAACTGTGACCCCCGTCAAGGATGAGTACGAGTTTGACGAGGACGACGAGCAGGACAGAGTCCCTCCAGTGGACGACAAACACTTACTGAAAAAGGATTACAGAAAAGAAACTAAatcaaatagttttatttctatacccaaaatggaagtgaaaagttACACTAAAAATAACACGATTGCACCAAAGAAAGCGGCTCATCGCATCCTGTCAGACACGTCAGACGAGGAGGACGTTGGTGTCACTGTGGGGACAGGAGAGAAGCTGAGGCTCTCGGCACACACGATACTGCCCGGTAACAAAACGCGGGAACCTTCCAATTccaagcagcagaaagagaaaaataaagtgaaaaagaagcGAAAGAAGGAGACAAAAGGCAAGGAAGTGCGGTTTGGGAAGAGGAATGACAAGTTCTGCTCCTCCGAGTCGGAGAGCGAGTCCTCGGAGAGCGGGGAGGACGACGGGGACTCGGTGGGGAGCTCTGGCTGCCTCAAGGAGTCCCCGCTGGTGCTGAAGGACCCGTCCCTGTTCAGCTCTCTGTCCGCCTCCTCCACCTCGTCTCACGGGAGCTCTGCCGCCCAGAAGCATAACCCCGGCCACGCGGACCAGCACGCCAGGCACTGGCGGACAGACAATTGGAAGAGCATCTCTTCTCCCGCCTGGTCGGAGGTCAGCTCTTTATCAGACTCCACAAGGACGAGACTGACGAGCGAGTCTGACTGCTCCTCCGAGGGCTCCAGCGTGGAGTCGCTGAAGCCCGTGAGGAAGAAGCAGGAGCACAGGAAGCGGGGCGGCCTGCAGAGCACGCTGTCGGAGAAGAAGAACTCTTTCCACGCCAGCGTGGACGGCGCCGTTCCCAAGCTGGACAAGGAGGGCAAGGTCgtcaagaaacacaaaacaaaacacaaacacaaaaacaaggagaaaggGCTGTGCTCCGTCGGTCAGGAACTCAAGCTGAAAAGTTTCGCCTACGAGTATGAGGACTCCAAGCAGCGGCCGGAGAAGGCCATACTTCTGGACGGCGACGTTCCCAGCGAGGGCAAGCTGAAGGCCTTGAAGCACGACCGGGACCACTTCAGGAAGGAAGAGCGGCTCGGCAAGCTGAAGCCGGAAGACAGGGAGTGGCTCTTCAAGGAGGAGGTGGTCAAAGTTTCCAAAGACGAGAAGGCCCTGAAGAGAATCAAAGAGGTGAGCAGGTCTTTCCGAGAAGAGAAGGACCGTGGGagtaaagcagaaagagagaaactagggaaggagaagtctcccaaagagGAACGACTGAGGCtccacaaagaggaaagaaagaaaaagtccaaAGACAGGCCCGCCAAGCTAGAGAAGAAGAACGACTGTAAGGAGGACAGGATTccaaaggagaaggagaaggctttcaaagaagaaaaagaaaaactgaaaaaagaaaaggtctacAGGGAAGACTCTTCCGCTTTCGATGAGTATTGTAACAAGAGTCAGTTTCTGGAGAACGAAGACACCAAATTCAGCCTTTCCGACGACCAGCAGGACCGGTGGTTCTCGGACTTGTCCGATTCGTCCTTTGATTTCAAAGGGGACGACAGTTGGGATTCTCCAGTGACAGACTACAGGGATGTTAAAAGTGACCCCGTGGCCAGACTGATCCTGGAGACCGTGAAGGAGGACAGCAAGGAAAAGAAGCGGGAGAGCAAGGGCCGTGAGAAGCGGGACTACGGGGACAGGCGCAGCGACAGGGACGCCTTCTTCCGGAAGAAGGACAGAGACTGTCTGGACAAGAGCTctgagaggaggaaggagcaggcagACAAGCATAAGGGCATCCCCGGCTGCCTTCCCGACAAGGACAAAAAGCGGAGGGAGTCCGCCGAGGGCGGGCGGGACAGGAAGGACCCCCTCGAGGCCGCCAAGGAGCGGAAGGATGGCAGGCCCAAGCCCGAGGAGGCCCACCGGGAGGAGCCGAAGGAGCTGGCTGGCGAGGCCAGCTTCAAGGACAGGCCCGACTGTGACTTTGGGAAGGGCCCCGAGCCCTGGGAGAGGCTCCATGCAGCAAGAgacaaggagaagaaggaaagggggaaattagagaaatacaaagataagTCCGGTGACAGAGATAAAAGCGAAAAGTCTGTCCTTGAGAAATGTCAGAAGGACAAGGAGTTTGATAAATGCTTTAAAGAGAAGAAGGATCCCAAGGAGAAGCATAAGGACAAGGAGAGAAAGGCATCTCTTGACCAggtgaaagaaaagagggagaagaattTCCCTGGACTTCTCTCCGAGGACTTCCCTGAAAAAAAAGACGAGAAGAAGGGTAAAGAGAAGAGCTGGTACATCGCCGACATATTCACAGACGAAAGCGAGGACGAGAAGGACGAGTTCGCGGCCAGCGGGCTCCGACTCGGGGACGCCGGGGACGCGCCGCGGGCGGACGGCCCCCAGGACACCGACCGGCACCGGAAGCACTCTGCCGACCGGCAGCactcagagaagcagaaagatcGAGAGCTccgagaaaagaaaaaggagaagggagcCGCGGAAGGGGcgaaagacaagaaagagaaggTCCTGGAGAAGCACAAGGACAAGAAGGACAAAGAGGGTGCGGACAAGTACAAGGACAGGAAGGACCGCACCTCGGCCGACCCCAcccaggaaaagaagaacaagcaGAAGCCTCCCGAGAAGCTGGAGCGGAAGCCCTCCGCAGAGGACAAGGCCAGGAGCAGGCACCGCGAGAGGCCGGACCGGGAGCACTGCCGGGACAGGAAGGTGTCGAGGAGCGCCGAGGCGGAGAAGAGCCTGctggagaggctggaggaggaggcccTGCACGCGTACCGGGAGGACTCCAACGACAAGGCCAGCGAGGTGTCCTCGGACAGCTTCACCGACCGCGGGCAGGAGCCCGGCCTGAGCGCCCTCCTAGAGGTGTCCTTCACGGAGCCCCCGGAGGAGAAGgtcaaggagagagaaaggcacagacaCTCTTCATCCTCGTCCAAGAAAAGCCACGATCGGGAGAGAGTCCGGAAAGACAAGTGTGAGAAGAGAGACAAGAGCGACGATTACAAGGACACAGGCAGCAGGAAGGACCCCGGCCAGTACGACAAGGACTTCTCGGACGCCGACGCTTACGGGATCCCTTACGGCGCCAAAGCGGACGTAGAGGACGAGCTAGATAAAACCATTGAGTTGTTCGCCgctgaaaagaaagataaaaacgATTCCGAGAGAGAGCCTTCCAAGAAAGCGGAGAAGGAGCTGAAGCCTTATGGCTGTGGTGCCGCCGGTGCCCTCAAGGACAAGAGGCGGCGGGAGAGGCACCGCGAGAGGTGGCGGGACGAGCGGGAGAAGCACAGGGACAGGCACGGCGACGGGCCCCCGCGGCACCACAAGGACGAGCAGAAGCCTGCGGCCAGAGACAAGGACAACCCTCCAAACGCACTCAGAGACAAGTCCCGGGACGAGAGCCTGAAGCTCAGCGAGACCAAACCGAAGGAGAAATTCAAGGAAAACCCCGAGAAGGAAAAGGGTGACTCGGTGAAGGTCGGCAACGGCAACGATAAGCCGCCGGCAGCCAGAGACCAGGGCAAGAGAGATGCCCGGCCCAGAGAGAAGCTTCTGGGCGACGGCGACCTGATGATGACCAGCTTCGAGCGCATGCTGTCCCAGAAGGACCTGGAGGTCGAGGAGCGGCACAAGCGGCACAAGGAGAGGATGAAGCAGATGGAGAAGATGAGGCACCGGTCCGGAGACCCGAAGCTCAAGGACAGGGCGAAGCCCGCTGAGGACGTGCGCAAGAAGGGCCTGGACGGGCCCGCACGGAGGCCGCTGGTGCCGGACCCCGCCCCGAAGGACAAGAGGCCCAAGGAGCCCGCTCTGGCCCCGCCGGCCGCCGACGGCAAGCCCCCCCCGGGGCCGGCCGGGGACGCCAGGGACTGGCTGGCGGGGCCGCACGCCAAAGAGGCGCTGCCCGCCTCCCCGAGGCCGGACCAGGGCCGGCCCACCGGGGTCCCCACGCCCGCGTCCGTGGTGTCGTGCCCCAGCTACGAGGAGGCCATGCACACGCCCAGGACCCCGTCCTGCAGCGCGGACGACTACTCCGACCTCATTTTCGACTGCGCTGACCCCCAGCCCGTCTCCAGCACATCCGCCAGCGCCTGCTCCCCCTCTTTCTTCGACAGGTTCTCTGTGGCAGCGAGTGGGATTTCGGAAACCGCGAGCCAGACGCCTACGAGGCCGCTGTGCACGAGCCTGTACCGTTCGGTGTCTGTCGATATCCGGAGGACCCCCGAGGAAGAATTCAGCACTGGGGACAAGCTGTTCAGACAGCAGAGCGTCCCCACCGCGTCCAGTTACGGCTCGCCAGGGCAGCGCCTGGAGGACAAGGCCCCCGTGCCCCCGGGTCCTGCCGAGAAGTTCGCCTGCTTGTCCCCGGGGTACTACTCCCCAGACTATggcatcccctcccccaaagcgGACGCCCTGCACTGCCCGCCTGCGGCTGTGGTCAATGTCACCCCCTCCCCAGAGGGTGCTTTCTCTGGCTTACAAGCGAAGTCCCCCCCTTCGCACAGAGATGAGCTGTTGGCCCCGTCCATGGAGGGGGCCCTTCCGCCTGACTTGGGCATCCCCCTGGATGCCACGGAGGACCAGCAGGCCACTGCCGCCATCATCCCCCCGGAGCCCAGCTACCTGGAGCCGCTGGACGAGGGCCCCTTCAGCACGGTCATCACGGAGGACCCCGTCGAGTGGGCGCACCCAGCTGCCTCGGAGCAGGCCCTGTCCTGCAGCCTGATTGGGGGCGCCCCCGAGAACCCTGTCAGCTGGCCTGTGGGGCCGGACCTCCTGCTTAAGTCCCCACAGCGCCTCCCGGAGTCCCCGCAGCACTTCTGCCCCACCGAGGCCCTCCACCCCGCCGCCCCGGGGCCCTTCGGCGCCCCAGAGCCCCcttacccaggctcccctgactCCTACCCTCTGTCGGCCACCGAACCTGGACTCGAGGGCGCCAAAGGCGACGTGGTGGACACGGTCCCGGCCGCTGTGCCCGCCCCAGAAGAACCGGccccctttgcccctccttcCAGGCTGGAGCCCTTTTTCACCAACTGCAAACCGCTCCCTGACGCGCCCCCCGACGCGGCCCCCGAGCCTGCGTGTTTGGCCACCGTGACTCAGGTGGAGGCTCTGGCGCCCATGGAGAATAACTTCCTGGAAAATGGGCACGACCTGTCGGCCCTCGGCCAGGTGGAAGCGGTGCCCTGGCCTGATGGCTTCCCCAACTCCGAGGACGACTTAGACCTGGGGCCCTTCTCTCTGCCAGAGCTTCCTCTTCAGGCTAAAGACGTTTCTGATGTCGAAACGGAACCAGTAGAAGAGACTCCCCTTGGCCCTCCGGAAAACACCCCCGCGGGGCCCCCCGTAGTCCCGAATGGCGGGGATGTCCCTGCAGCGGCTGCCGAGGAACAGCCCGCACTGCCTCCCGACCAGGCGGCTCCCCGGCTCCCCGCCGAGCCCGAGCCGGAGCCCCCCGAGGAGCCCGAGCCGGATGTGATGTTGGAGACCGCGGTAGAGGCAGGGGTCACGTCAGAGGGGACGGTCCCCCCCGAGGACTCGGACTCCAGCCTGGGGCCCGCACCGCCAGCCCCGGAGCGGCATCCAGCAGGGAGCGGAGACGAGGAGGCCGAGGGCCGGGACCCCCCGGCCGCGTCCCACGGCACCCCCGACGCCGCTGTCgttgctgccgccgccgccgccgcggatGGCCCGGCACAGGCACACGCGGAGGACGGGGCCGGCCCGCTCGACGGGGCCGGCCCCGAGGGACCTGTGGGCGGCATCCAGCCCGAAGCTTCGGAACCAGAACCCAAACCCGCGGTCGAAGCCCCGAAGGCGCCCAAGGTGGAGGAGATCCCCCAGCGCATGACGAGGAACCGGGCTCAGATGCTGGCCAACCAGAGCAAGCAGAGCTCGCCGCCCGCCGACAAGgagcccgcccccgccccgcccccccgcgcCAAGGGCCGCTGCTGCGAGGAGGACGACCCCCAGGCCCAGCACCCGCGCAAGCGCCGCTTCCAGCGCTCCAGccagcagctgcagcagcagaTGAACACGTCCACGCAGCAGACGCGGGAGGTGATCCAGCAGACGCTGGCCGCCATCGTGGACGCCATCAAGCTGGATGACATCGAGCCGTACCACAGCGACAGGTCCAACCCCTACTTCGAGTACCTGCAGATCAGGAAGAAGATCGAGGAGAAGCGCAAGATTCTCTGCTATATCACGCCGCAGGCGCCCCAGTGCTACGCCGAGTACGTCACCTACACGGGCTCCTACCTCCTGGACGGCAAGCCGCTCAGCAAGCTGCACATCCCCGTG AtcgcgccccctccctccctggcggAGCCCCTGAAGGAGCTGTTCAAGCAGCAGGAGGCCGTGAGGGGGAAGCTGCGGCTGCAGCACAGCATCGAGCGG GAAAAGCTCATAGTCTCCTGCGAGCAGGAGATCCTGCGGGTTCACTGCCGGGCAGCGAGAACCATCGCGAACCAGGCGGTGCCGTTCAGCGCCTGCACCATGCTGCTGGACTCCGAGGTCTACAACATGCCTCTGGAGAGTCAG CGTCCGCGCCTCTCCCCTCAGGGCGACGAGAACAAGTCCGTGCGCGACCGGTTCAATGCACGCCAGTTCATCTCGTGGCTCCAGGACGTGGACGACAAGTACGACCGCATGAAG GTGTGCGGGGAGCAGCTCCTGTCACCAGCTGGCGGTCAGACCTCTGTGGGACCCCACCTTGAGCCCTCCTCAAAGGTCACAGCACACACCCATCACCACTGCTCTGGACGTGCTGACCAGTGCAGCAGCCAGAGAGCATGGGTGGGAGCTAGAGAAAGATTAGCAA ACGTGTCTCCTGATGCGGCAGCAGCACGAGGCCGCGGCCCTGAACGCCGTGCAGCGGATGGAGTGGCAGCTGAAGGCCCAGGAGCTGGACCCCGCCGGGCACAAGGCGCTGTGTGTGCACGAGGTGCCCTCCTTCTACGTGCCCATGGTCGACGTCAACGACGACTTCGTGCTTCTGCCGGCCTGACGCCCCGCGGGACGGCCACACGGGACACAGGCGAGGGCCGCACGCGTCTGCCCGGCGCCGCTGCCGAGTCCAGGCAGCGCGGGGAGACCTTGTCCCTCGGGCGGGGACGTCCAGGGAGAGACCCCGCACTTGGCCCCTCCCCCCGGGAGCTGCCGCGGGAGCACGAGGAGACGGCGGCCTCGGGGTCTGCTTTCCGGGCGGCTGCACGGGCATTTCAGGAGCTGCAGAACGGATGTATTTTTTACAATTTCCTGTTCCATTCTGAtcaactaaaagaaagaaaattaaggcgGCCACCCCTCACGGACAGTGACCTCCGGGTCGGAGGGCGGGGACGGGCTTCGGACGGGCGGGGATACTGTGGCCGCGCGCAGGGCTGCCCGCCCGCTGCGGAGGGACACAGAGCCGGGACTCTCGGGTTGTGTTTTTAA